The following coding sequences are from one Hippopotamus amphibius kiboko isolate mHipAmp2 chromosome 9, mHipAmp2.hap2, whole genome shotgun sequence window:
- the MAFK gene encoding transcription factor MafK isoform X1 produces MSQLQCPRPRCRRLAQGEGQDRKQPPLPPSASPRHGCSRPGPSGWGQRGTAVRPRGTRPVTVSQRSCPGDRAQVMTTNPKANKALKVKKEAGENAPALSDDELVSMSVRELNQHLRGLTKEEVVRLKQRRRTLKNRGYAASCRIKRVTQKEELERQRVELQQEVEKLARENSSMKLELDALRSKYEALQTFARTVARGPVAPTKVATTSVITIVKSAEISSASVPFSAAS; encoded by the exons ATGTCACAGCTGCAGTGCCCTCGGCCGAG GTGCCGACGTCTAGCTCAGGGCGAGGGTCAGGACAGGAAGCAGCCGCCGCTGCCGCCCAGTGCCAGCCCACGGCACGGGTGCTCGCGGCCCGGGCCCAGCGGGTGGGGGCAGCGCGGGACAGCCGTGCGGCCGCGGGGTACCAGACCAG TTACCGTTTCCCAGCGGTCCTGTCCGGGTGACCGTGCCCAGGTTATGACGACTAATCCCAAAGCGAACAAGGCGTTGAAG GTCAAGAAGGAGGCGGGCGAGAACGCCCCGGCGCTGAGCGACGATGAGCTGGTGTCCATGTCGGTGCGGGAGCTGAACCAGCACCTGCGCGGCCTCACCAAGGAGGAGGTGGTGCGCCTGAAGCAGCGGCGCCGCACGCTCAAGAACCGTGGCTACGCGGCCAGCTGCCGCATCAAGCGCGTGACCCAGAAGGAGGAGCTGGAGCGGCAGCGCGTGGAGCTGCAGCAGGAGGTGGAGAAGCTGGCCCGCGAGAACAGCAGCATGAAGCTCGAGCTGGACGCCCTGCGCTCCAAGTACGAGGCCCTGCAGACCTTCGCCCGCACCGTGGCCCGCGGCCCCGTCGCGCCCACCAAGGTGGCCACCACCAGCGTCATCACCATCGTCAAGTCTGCCGAGATCTCCTCCGCCTCCGTGCCCTTCTCGGCCGCCTCCTAG
- the MAFK gene encoding transcription factor MafK isoform X3 has translation MTTNPKANKALKVKKEAGENAPALSDDELVSMSVRELNQHLRGLTKEEVVRLKQRRRTLKNRGYAASCRIKRVTQKEELERQRVELQQEVEKLARENSSMKLELDALRSKYEALQTFARTVARGPVAPTKVATTSVITIVKSAEISSASVPFSAAS, from the exons ATGACGACTAATCCCAAAGCGAACAAGGCGTTGAAG GTCAAGAAGGAGGCGGGCGAGAACGCCCCGGCGCTGAGCGACGATGAGCTGGTGTCCATGTCGGTGCGGGAGCTGAACCAGCACCTGCGCGGCCTCACCAAGGAGGAGGTGGTGCGCCTGAAGCAGCGGCGCCGCACGCTCAAGAACCGTGGCTACGCGGCCAGCTGCCGCATCAAGCGCGTGACCCAGAAGGAGGAGCTGGAGCGGCAGCGCGTGGAGCTGCAGCAGGAGGTGGAGAAGCTGGCCCGCGAGAACAGCAGCATGAAGCTCGAGCTGGACGCCCTGCGCTCCAAGTACGAGGCCCTGCAGACCTTCGCCCGCACCGTGGCCCGCGGCCCCGTCGCGCCCACCAAGGTGGCCACCACCAGCGTCATCACCATCGTCAAGTCTGCCGAGATCTCCTCCGCCTCCGTGCCCTTCTCGGCCGCCTCCTAG
- the MAFK gene encoding transcription factor MafK isoform X2, giving the protein MTEWGAVTSGVGGWASAGKDVLVGPAADVGSVASGPQSPRWVPVRGCHRSPGLAPSLPRQGLPSGGWPPASWGQSRGWPQWALCAPVGRAAPGPSCGAAGLTELSSPALAGPRRAPGVRKEGRPLQGPGGSPAGPRPRRVWAADGDGLPRTAPGGPVRSVPGPGGAAVPAPTALRPRRSRRRRARTPRR; this is encoded by the coding sequence ATGACAGAGTGGGGGGCTGTGacctcgggggtgggggggtgggcgtctGCCGGCAAGGACGTGCTGGTCGGCCCGGCCGCAGACGTGGGCAGTGTGGCCTCCGGTCCACAGAGCCCCCGCTGGGTGCCCGTGAGGGGGTGCCACCGCTCCCCGGGCCTGGCGCCGTCCCTTCCGCGCCAGGGGCTGCCTTCCGGGGGCTGGCCGCCTGCCTCCTGGGGGCAGAGCCGGGGCTGGCCGCAGTGGGCTCTCTGCGCGCCTGTGGGCCGGGCAGCTCCAGGCCCCTCCTGTGGTGCCGCTGGGCTGACGGAGCTTTCTTCCCCGGCCTTGGCGGGGCCCCGACGGGCCCCAGGGGTGCGGAAGGAGGGGCGGCCGCTGCAGGGTCCCGGGGGCAGCCCAGCCGGGCCGCGGCCTCGCAGGGTTTGGGCAGCCGACGGTGACGGCCTGCCGCGCACCGCGCCGGGTGGCCCCGTGCGGTCTGTCCCTGGGCCCGGGGGCGCTGCAGTCCCCGCGCCGACCGCGCTGCGGCCCCGCAGGTCAAGAAGGAGGCGGGCGAGAACGCCCCGGCGCTGA